The Kribbella sp. HUAS MG21 genome includes the window TCGATCGTGGGGTGAAGATCGTCAGCAACGCGGGCGGTCTGAACCCGTCCGGCCTCGCGGCCGCCATCACCGAACTGGCGGACAAGCTCGGGCTGCATCCGAAGGTGGCCTACGTCGAGGGCGACGATCTGCTGGGCCGGGCCGAGGAGTTGGGGCTGGGGCAGCCGCTCACGGCCAATGCCTACCTGGGCGCGTGGGGTATCGCCGAGGCGCTGCATGCCGGTGCGGACGTGGTCGTCACCGGACGGGTGACCGACGCGTCCGTGATCGTCGGGCCGGCGGCGGCGCATCACGGCTGGAAACGGACGCAGTACGACGAACTCGCCGGCGCCGTCGCGGCCGGGCACGTGATCGAGTGCGGATGCCAGGCGACCGGCGGCAACTACGCGTTCTTCACCGAGATCCGCGACTTCGGGCGGCCCGGTTTCCCGATCGCGGAGATCCACGCGGACGGCAGCACTGTGATCACCAAGCACGACAACACTGGCGGCGCGGTCACGATCGACACGGTCAAGGCCCAACTGCTCTATGAGGTCGCGGGTGCCCGGTACGCCGGTCCGGACGTCACGACGCGGCTCGACACGATCGAGCTCTCGGACGACGGCCCCGACCAGGTGCGGATCTCGGGCGTCCGCGGCGAGGCGCCGCCGCCGACGTACAAGGTCTCGCTGAACAGCGTCGGCGGGTTCCGCAACGAGGTCACCTTCGTACTCACCGGACTGCAACTGGAGCAGAAGGCCGAGCTGGTGCAGCGGCAGCTGGAGCAGTCGCTGCCGCGGCGGCCGGCCGAGCTGACCTGGACGCTCGCCTGGACCGAGAAGCCGAATGCGCTTTCCGAAGAGGAGGCCAGCGTTTTCCTGCGCTGCGCGGTGAAGGATCCGGACCCGAAGGTCGTCGGGCGCGCGTTCAGCAACGCGGCGGTCGAGCTGGCGCTGGCGAGCTACCCCGGGTTCCACGTCACCGCGCCGCCCGGCGACGGTTCGCCGTACGGCGTTTTCCGGGCCGGATACGTCGACATCCACGAGGTGGAGCACGTCGTCGTCCTCCCGGACGGAACGCGACATGTGGTGGAACCCGCGGCGCAGACCCAGCCGCTGCAGCCGGTCGACGACATCGAGGAGCCGATGCCGTTGCTGCAGCTCTCGAGCGGACCGCCCCGGACCCGGGAGGTTCCGCTCGGCCGGATCGCCGGCGCGCGCTCCGGCGACAAGGGCGGCGACGCGAACGTCGGCGTGTGGGTCCGCGACGAGAAGACCTTCCGCTGGCTGGCGCACACGCTGACGGTCGACCTCTTCAAGGAGCTGCTGCCGGAGACGCAGCCGCTTTCCGTCACGCGGTACCTGTTTCCGAACCTGTGGGCGGTGAACTTCGTCGTCGAGGGTCTGCTGGGTGAGGGCGTCGCGGCCCAGGCACGCTTCGACCCGCAGGCGAAGGCGCTCGGCGAATGGCTGCGCTCGCGGTACGTCGACGTACCGGAGGTGTTGCTGTGAACGACTTCAGGGATTCCGTACGGCGGTTCATGGCAGCGGAAGTGTTGCCGCACTTGGATCAGTGGGAGCGGGACGGCGAGCTGCCGCGGGAGCTGCACAAGAAGGCGGGCGCTCTCGGATTGCTGGGCGTCGGGTTCCCGGAGGCGGTCGGTGGTGGCGGCGGGTCGTTGCTCGACGCGATCGACGTGGTCGAGGAGATGCATTTCACCGGCGGCTCCGGCGGTCTCGTCGCCTCTCTGTTGACGTGCGGCATCGCGCTTCCGCATATCGTTGCTGGGGGCAATGAAAAGCAGATCGAGCGGTGGGTTCGGCCGACGTTGAGCGGCGAGCTGATCGGCGCGCTGGCGATCACGGAGCCCGGTGGTGGGTCCGATGTGGCGTCTCTTCGTACGCTGGCTCGGCGCGAAGGTGACGTCTTCGTCGTGAACGGTGCGAAGACGTACATCACGTCCGGGTGTCGCGCGGATTTTGTGACCACAGCAGTACGCACTGACGGCCCTGGAGCGCAGGGCATCAGCCTGCTGGTCATCGAAGCGGGTTCGGCCGGGTTCGGGGTTTCCCGGAAGCTGGAGAAGATGGGGTGGCTGTGTTCGGACACGGCCGAGCTGGCGTTCGACGACGTACGGGTGCCGGTGGGCAATCTCGTCGGTGCGCCGGGCTCCGGGTTCGTGCAGCTGGCCGTGAACTTCGTCGCCGAGCGGCTGACGCTGGCGGTGCAGGCGTACGCCGGTGCTCAGCGGGCGCTCGACCTGACCGTCGAGTGGTGCCGGCAGCGGGAGACGTTCGGGCGGCCGTTGATCTCGCGGCAGAGCGTGCAGCACACGCTGACCGAGATGGCGCGGCGGATCGACGTGACGCGGGTCTATGTGCATTCGGTGGCCGAGCGGGCGGTTCGTGGTGAGGACGTGATCGCCGAGACCTGTTTCGCGAAGAACACCGCCGTTGAGGCTGGGCAGTGGGTTTGTGACCAGGCGCTGCAGTTGCACGGCGGCCTCGGCTACATGCGCGAGGCCGAGGTCGAACGCCAGTACCGCGACCAGAAGATCCTCGCCATCGGCGGCGGCACCACCGAGATCCTCACCGGCCTCGCCTCGAAACGACTGGGGTTCAGCTCATGAGCAACCGTGAGGCGATGCTGGAGAAGCTCGCCGCTCTCGACGTCGAGCACGCGAAGGCGCTCGCCGGCGGCGGGCCGAAGTACGTCGATCGGCACCACCAGCGCGGCAAGCTGCTGGTCCGGGAGCGGATCGAGCTGCTGCTCGACCCCGACTCGTACTTCCTCGAGCTGTCGCCGCTGGCCGGCTGGGGATCGGACTTCACGGTCGGCGCCAGCCTGGTCACGGGCATCGGCGTGGTCGAGGGCGTCGAGTGCCTGATCACCGCGAACGACCCGACCGTCAAGGGCGGCGCCAGCAACCCCTGGACCTTGAAGAAGGCGCTGCGGGCCGACGAGATCGCGCGCGCGAACCGGCTGCCGGTGATCAGCCTGGTCGAGTCCGGCGGCGCGGACCTGCCGACCCAGAAGGAGATCTTCATCCCCGGCGGTGCGATGTTCCGGAACCTCACCCGACTGTCCGCCGAGGGGATCCCGACGATCGCGCTGGTGTTCGGCAACTCGACTGCGGGCGGCGCGTACATCCCGGGCATGAGCGACCACGTGGTGATGGTCGACGGCGGCGCCAAGGTGTTCCTGGCCGGGCCGCCGCTGGTGAAGATGGCGACCGGTGAGGACGCGGACGACGAGTCGCTCGGCGGTGCCGCGATGCACGCCCGGCAGTCCGGGCTCGCCGACTACTTCGCGGTCGACGAGCAGGACGCGATCCGGCTCGGACGGCAGATCGTGTCCCGGCTCAACTGGCGCAAGCTCGGCCCGCCGCCCGCTCCGGTGTACGACGAACCGCGGTTCGACGCGGACGAACTGCTGGACATCGTGCCGGGGGACCTGAAGATCCCCTTCGATCCGCGGGACGTGATCGCCCGCGTGGTGGACGGGTCGGTGTTCGACGAGTTCAAGCCGCTGTACGGCTCGTCGCTGGCGACCGGGTGGGCGTCGGTGCACGGGTACCCGGTCGGGATCCTGGCGAACGCGCGCGGCGTGCTGTTCAGCGAGGAGTCGCAGAAGGCGGCGCAGTTCATCCAGCTGGCGAACCGCGCGAACACGCCGTTGATCTTCCTGCACAACACGACCGGCTACATGGTCGGGCAGGAGTACGAGCAGGGCGGGATCATCAAGCACGGCGCGCAGATGATCAACGCGGTCTCGAACTCGCGCGTGCCGCACGTCTCGATCCTGATGGGGGCGTCGTACGGCGCCGGGCACTACGGGATGTGCGGGCGGGCGTTCGATCCGCGGTTCCTGTTCGCGTGGCCGTCGGCGAAGTCCGCGGTGATGGGGCCACAGCAGCTCGCCGGGGTGCTGTCGATCGTCGCGCGGGCGGCCGCGGAGGCGAAGGGGCAGCCGTACGACGAGCAGGCCGACCAGCAGATGCGGGCGTACGTCGAGGGGCAGATCGAGGCGGAGTCGCTGCCGCTGTTCCTGTCCGGGCGGTTGTACGACGACGGCGTGATCGATCCGCGCGACACCCGGACCGTGCTGGGCATCTGTCTGTCCGCGATCCACTCCGCCCCCGTCGAAGGTACGTCGAACTTCGGCGTCTTCAGGATGTGATGCAGATGATCTCTTCGGTACTCGTGGCAAACCGGGGCGAGATCGCCCGGCGGATCTTCCGTACTGCGCGCTCCCTCGGGCTGGGGACGGTCGCGGTGTACTCGACGGCTGACGCGCGGATGCCGTTCGTCGACGAGGCCGACGCGGCGGTGCAGCTGGTGGGGAACACGCCTGCGGAGACGTATCTGCGAGGCGAGCTGATCGTCGAGGCGGCGGTGCGGGCGGGGGCGGACGCCGTGCATCCGGGGTACGGGTTCCTGTCCGAGAACGCGGCGTTCGCGCAGGCGGTGATCGACGCGGGACTGACCTGGGTCGGGCCGCCGGTGGACGCGATCTCGTCGATGGGTTCGAAGATCGAGGCGAAGAAGCTGATGGCAGCGGCCGGGGTGCCGGTGCTGGCCGAGCTGACGCCGGCGGAGGTGTCCGCCGCCGACCTGCCGGTGCTGGTGAAGGCGTCGGCCGGTGGTGGCGGGCGCGGGATGCGGGTGGTGTCGCGGCTGGAGGATCTTGCCGCGGAGATCGACGCGGCGTCGGCGGAGGCGTTGTCGGCGTTCGGGGACGGGACGGTGTTCTGCGAGCGGTACCTCGCGACCGGGCGGCACATCGAGGTGCAGGTGATGGCCGACCAGCACGGGACGATCTGGGCCGTCGGCGAACGCGAGTGCTCGATCCAGCGCCGCCACCAGAAGGTCGTCGAGGAGGCGCCGTCGCCGCTGGTCGAACGGCTTCCGGGGATGCGGCCGCAGCTGTTCGAGGCCGCGCGCACAGCGGCCGCGGCGATCGGCTATGTCGGCGCCGGCACGGTCGAGTTCCTCGCCGACGAGTCCGGAAACTTCTACTTCCTCGAGATGAACACCCGCCTCCAGGTAGAGCACCCGGTCACCGAAGAGACCACCGGCCTCGACCTGGTCGAACTCCAGCTCATCGTCGCCGCGGGCGAGCGCCTCCCAGCCGAGCCACCGCCGACACGCGGGCATGCGATCGAGGTACGGCTGTACGCCGAGAACCCGCAGAACGACTGGCAACCGCAGACAGGAACCCTCCACCGCTTCACCCTGGAGCAGGGCGTGCGGGTGGATTCCGGGGTGGAGGACGGGTCCGAGGTTTCGGCGTACTACGACGCGATGTTGGCGAAGGTGATTGCGTCCGGGCCGAATCGGGCGCTGGTTGCGCGCAGGCTGGCCGGGGTGTTGCGGCGGGCGGTGATTCATGGGGTCGGGACCAACCGGGAGTTGCTTGCGTGGGTGCTGCGGCATCCGGCGTTTCTTGCGGGCGACACAGATACAGCGTTCTTCGAGAAGCACGGGCTCGGGCCGGAGGTCGACGAGTCGGTGGTGCGGGTCTCGGCCCTGGCGGCCGCGCTCGCGGATGCCGCCGCGCGGCAGGTGCGTACGCCGGTGCGGGTTCCGAGTGGGTGGCGGAATCTGGCTTCGCAGCCGCAGCGGAAGGGTTACCGGGTTGGCGACGCGGTGTACGAGGTCGAGTATCGACTGACGCGCGACGGGTTGGTTGTTGAGGGCAACGTTGTGCTCGTGGACGGTGGGCCGGAGCGGGTCGTGCTGGAGGTCGACGGCGTACGGCGGACGTTCGACGTGGCGGCGTACGACGGGCTCGTGTGTGTGGACTCGGCGCTCGGGAGTGTGAGTCTCACGCCGGTCGAGCGGTTCGTGGATCCGGCGCATCAAATCGCCGCGGGATCGTTGGTGGCTCCGATGCCGGGCACCGTGATCCGCGTCGGCGTCGGCGTCGGTGACGTGGTGAAGCAAGGGCAGCCGCTGCTCTGGCTGGAGGCGATGAAGATGGAGCACACGATCGCGTCCCCGGCGGACGGCATCGTCAGCGAACTCGCGGTCGCAGCAGGTCAACAGGTCGAGGTCGGCGCCGTACTGGCCGTGGTCGGGGAGGAAGCATGAACTTCGTGGAGTCCGAGGAACGGCGCGAACTGCGCAAGGTCGTCGCCGAACTGGGCCGCAAGTACGGCTACCAGTGGTTCAACCAGCAGGCGCGCACCGGCGGCTACACCACCGAGTTGTGGCTGGAGGCGGGCAAGCTCGGCTACCTCGGCGTGAACCTCCCCGAGCAGTACGGCGGCGGAGGCGGCGGCATGGCCGACCTGTCGATCGTGCTGGAGGAGCTCGGCGCCGCCGGCTGCCCGCTGCTGATGATGGTCGTGTCCCCGTCGATCTGCGGCACCGTGATCTCGCGCTTCGGCACCGACGACCAGAAGCAGCGCTGGCTGCCCGGCCTCGCCGACGGCACGACGATCATGGCGTTCGCAATCACCGAACCGGACGCCGGCTCGAACTCGCACCAGATCACCACCACCGCCCGCCGTACCGACGACGGCTGGTCGCTCACCGGCCGCAAGGTCTTCATCTCCGGACTCGACGTCGCGAAGGCGGTCCTGGTCGTCGGCCGCACCGAAGACGCCCGCACCGGCAAGCTCAAGCCGGCGCTGTTCATCGTCCCGACCGACGCACCCGGTGTGGAGTTCCAGCAGATCGAGATGGACCTGATCAGCCCGGACAAGCAGTACAACCTGTTCCTGGACGACGTACAGCTCCCGCGGGAGGCGCTCGTCGGCTCCGAGGACGCCGCGCTCATGCAGTTGTTCGCCGGCCTGAACCCCGAACGGATCATGGCGTCCGCGTTCGCCCTCGGCATCGCGCGGCACGCGCTCGACAAGGCGACGGCGTACGTCAAGGAACGCCAGGTCTGGAAGCACCCGATCGGCGCCCACCAGGGCATCGCGCACCCGCTGGCGCAGGTCAAGATCGAGCTCGAACTGGCCCGCCTGATGATGCAGAAGGCCGCGGCCCTGTACGACGCCGGCGAGGACCTCGCGGCGGGCGAGGCCGCGAACATGGCGAAGTACGCCGCCGGAGAGGTCGCCGTACGGGCCACCGATCAGGCCGTGCAATCGCTCGGCGGCAACGGTATGACGGTCGAGTACGGCGTCGCGTCGCTCGTCGCCGCGGCCCGCGCCACCCGGATCGCGCCGGTCAGCCGGGAGATGATCCTGAACTTCGTCGCACAGCACAGTCTCGGGTTGCCGAAGTCTTACTAAGGAGTGGGCCATGATCGTCACCAGCGAATTCCCGCCCGTCGAGGTGCTCGACGTACCGATCCACGAGGCTGTGCTCGGCAGAGCCCAGGAGTACGGCGACCGCCCGGCGATGGTCGACGGCGTCACCGGTAAGGAGCTCAGCTACGCGCAGCTCGACCACCTGACCCGCCGGGTCGCGGCCGGTCTCTCGGAGCTCGGCATCCGGCACGGCGACGTCATCGCGCTCTACAGCCCGAACACGATCCTCTACCCGGTGGTGTTCTACGGCGCGACGCGCGCCGGCGCGACCGTGACCACGGTGAACGCGCTCTACACCGCGGACGAGCTGCACAAGCAACTGCTCGACTCGAAGGCGAAGTTGCTGGTGACGATTTCGCTGTTCGTGCCGGTCGCGGCCGCGGCGGTCGACGGCACCGACGTCGAGCAGATCTTCGTCTGCGACCAGGCCGAGGGCTACCGCTCGATCCAGGAGCTGTTCGCGTCCACCGCTCCGGAGCCGTCGGTGACGATCGATCCGGCTGTGGACGTCGCGGTGCTGCCCTACTCGAGCGGGACCACCGGCGCGGCGAAGGGCGTGATGCTGACGCATCGCAACATCGCCACGAACATCTCGCAGGCCGAGGTGATGATCCGGCTCGGCGAGGACGAGCGGATCATCGCGATCCTGCCGTTCTTCCACATCTACGGGCTGTCGGTGTTGATAAACCTGCCGCTGCGGCTCGGCGCGACGGTCGTCGTACTGCCGAAATTCGACCTGCAGCAGTTCCTGACCACGCTGGACGAGCAGCGGATCACGCGCGCGTTCGTGGCGCCGCCGGTGGTGCTGGCGCTGGCGAAGCACCCGGCCGTCGACGGCGTGGACCTGTCCGCGCTCAAGTACGTGACGTCGGCCGCGGCGCCCCTGGACGGCGAGCTGGCCGAGGCGTGCGCGAAGCGGCTCGGGTTGCACGCCGTACTGCAGGCCTACGGGATGACGGAGCTGTCGCCGGGTACGCACGCCGTACCGCAGGACGACCCGGAGCCGCCGCCGGGCGCGGTCGGCAAGCTGTTCCCGTCGACCGAGCTCCGATTGGTCGGTGCCGACGGCAACGATGCGGAGGAGGGTGAGATCTGGATCCGCGGGCCGCAGGTGATGAAGGGATACCTCGGCCGGCCGGCGGAGACCGACGCGACGATCGACGCCGACGGGTGGCTGCACACCGGCGACATCGGGCGGATGGACGCACGCGGCTACCTGTACGTGATCGACCGGGTGAAGGAGCTGATCAAGTACCACGGCTATCAGGTGCCGCCCGCGGAACTGGAGGCCGTGCTGCTCACCGACGACCGGATCGCGGACGCGGCCGTCATCGGGGTCGACGCGGACGGCAACGAAGTACCGAAGGCGTTCGTGGTGCCGATGCCCGGTGTGACGCTGACGGCCGAGGACGTGATCGAGTACGTCGCCGCGCGCGTGGCGCCGTACAAGAAGATCCGGCAGGTGGAGTTCATCGAGGCGGTGCCGAAGGCGGCGTCCGGGAAGATCCTGCGGCGCGAGTTGCGGGCCCGCGAGGCCGCGCGTGAGTGAGGCCCTGAAGGCGCCTCAACAGGACCGCAGCCGCGCGACCCGGCAGCGGTTGCTGGAGGCGGCGGTCGAGTCGCTGGCCGAGGTCGGGTACGCCGCGACGACGGTTTCGGTCGTCGCGGCGCGGGCCGGGGTGTCGCGGGGTGCGGCGCAGCACCACTTCCCGACCCGGGCCGACCTGTTCGCGGCAGCTGTCGAGTACATGACCGAGGTACGGCTGGCGGAGATCCGCGCCCAGGCTGCCCGGTTGCCGAGTGGTGCCGGGCGGACCGAGGCGATCGTCGGGATGCTGGCCGACGTGTACACCGGCCCGCTGTTCCGCGCGGCCCTGCACCTGTGGGTGGCCGCGTCGACGGAAGAGCCGTTGCGGCAGCAGATCGTGCGGCTGGAGGCACATGTAGGGCGGCAAGCGCACAGGGCGTTGCTGGAAGTGCTCGAGGTCAGCGAGCGGACGCCTGGGGTGCGGGAGACCGTGCAGGGTGTGCTGGACATGGCCCGTGGGCTGGGGCTTGCTGACCTGCTGACGGACGACAGTGCGCGGCGGCGAGGCATCGTCCGCCAGTGGAGCCGGATCCTCGATCAAGCCCTGCGCGATCCGGGCGTATGACCGAACACCCGCCGGAAGGTGTCGATGAACGCACTGGTCGACGCCCAGCCGGTCTGGTGCGCCACCCTGGTCACCGACTCGCCGCCTGCGAGTAGGCGGAGCGCATGGTGCAGTCTGAGCTGCGTGCGCCACTGCGGGAAGGTCATGCCCAGGTCGGCCTTGCACAGCCGGCTCAAGGTCCGCTCACTCGCACCGACCACCCGGCCGAGCTCTGTCAGCGTTCTGTTGTCCGCCGGGTCCTCTCGTAGGAGGTCACACACTGCAGCGAGCCGTGGGTCCTGCGCCGTCGGGAGATAGGTAGGACGCTGTGGCGATCGCCGCAACTGGTCCAGAAGCACGCCGCGCAGCCGCAGCCGCTCCGCCTCGCCGGCAGGGCTGGTCGGGTCTTCTTCACCGGCGGACGTGTAGGTGAGGATGAGCTCTCGCAGGAGGGGGCTGACGACAAGGGCTGACGGAGCGTCCAGGCCAAGCGGATTCTCAGCGAGGCCGACCGTGTGCAACACGGACTCGCCGTACGCGCGGTGCTCGTGGACCGTGCCGGCCGGTACCCAGATTGCGAGGGTGCCCGGGGCGACCCAACTGCCGGCGTCGGTGGTGACCGACAGCACGCCGCGCCCGGCGTAGACGATCTGATGCCGGTCGTGCCAGTGCGGGTCGATGCCGCCGCCTGCCTGGATGGCGCGGCGGCCGGTGTTCGCGGGACGTTGGCGGATTTCCGGCATCAGTTGGCATTTTATCGGAAGCCGGACAGGCGGCACCCGGGCGACGATCGCCGGTGTGCGGAGACTTCGACCGATCGGACTGATGGCGACGGGCCACGCGTGCGTGGACGTGTACCAGGGCTGTGTTCCCGCGCTCGTTCCGTTCCTCGTCGCCGAGCGCGGCCTCGGGTACGTCGCGGTGTCGGGCATCACGCTGGCGGCGACGCTGCTGTCGTCGGTGGTGCAGCCGGTGTTCGGCGTACTGACCGATCGGCGCCCGCTGACCTGGCTGATCCCGGTCGCGATGACCACTGCGGGCCTCGGCATCGCACTGGTCGGCGTCGGTGAGCAGTACTGGCTGACCTGGCTGGCGGCGGCGCTGTCCGGGCTGGGCGTCGCGGCGTACCACCCGGAAGCGGCGCGGATGGCGCGGCTGGTGAGCGGCGGCAGTCACGTCGGGATGAGCTGGTTCTCCGTCGGCGGGAACGTCGGCTTCGCGCTGGCACCCGTACTCGTGACGCCGCTGATCGCTGCCGGCGGGCTGGCGCTGACGCCGGTGCTCGTCGTACCGGCACTGCTCGGCGCCGCGATCACCTCGTGGGCGATCCGCTCACGCGTCGCCGGTGCCGTCGTCCGCACTCATAGTGCGGGCACCGACGACTGGCCGTCGTTCCTGCGGTTGTCGGTGATCATGGTCTGCCGGTCGATCGTGTTCGTCGGCCTCGGTACCTTCATCGCCCTGTACGCCGGGCAGCGCGTCGGCGGCGGCACGACGACAGGCGGGATCGCCCTCTTCGTGCTGTTCGCGGCCGGCGCGCTCGGCACGCTCCTCGGCGGCCGGCTCGCCACCCGGTACGGCCGGGTCCGCACACTGCGGACGTCGTACGCCGTCGCGGTCCCTGCGATCGCCTGTCTGGTGTTCGTGCCGGGCCCGGCGTTCTTCGGCTTCCTCGCGGTGACGGCGGTCGCGATGTCGGTGCCGTTCTCGCTGCACGTGACGCTCGGCCAGGACTTCCTGCCGGGCCGCGTCGGTACGGCGGGCGGGATGACGCTCGGGCTCGCGGTCAGCATCGGTGGGATCGCCACACCGGTGCTCGGCACGATCGCGGAGCACACGTCGCTGCGCATCGCGCTGAGCACGTTGATCGCGCTGGCGCTGTGCAGCAGCCTGATCGGCTACGCGCTCAGGGAACCTGCCTGACTACCACTCGAGCTTGCGGTAGGAGGCATCCAGCTCGCGCACCTCGGCGGAGGCGTGCACGGTGACGCCGTCCTGTGGTGCGATGTGCTTGCGCAGCAGCTCGACCGTGGCCTCCGTCAGCCGGGCCTTCGTTTCCTCGGTCCGGCCGGGCAGGAGCCCGACGGACACGTTCACCAGCGCATGCGCCTCGTCCGCGCTGTCGACGTACCCGTACGCCGAGAGGCAGACCCTAACCGGCCGCGCGCTGCGCGATCCGGCGTTCCACTTTCGCCGCGAGCTCGTCCGGCGTGCACTCGGCGAGGTGGTCGCGTACCAGTAGGTGGATGAACGCGTACTCGCTGTGGCCGGTGCGAGCGAGCACGTAGCGGTCGGCGGCGTACTGCAGGAAGGCACGGCGCCGCCAGGGCAGGTAGCCGGTCCAGTGCAGCAGCAGGTCGTGCAGCCACCGGGAGAGCGGGCCGGCGAGGACAGGTGGTCGTCGGCGCCACGCCTTCGCCGCTACTGCACCCACCACGATTCCGGCGACCGCCTCCAGTTGCGGCGTTGCCAGGTCCGCGCCCAGAACCAGGGCGGCCAGAAACGCCACCACCGCACCGCCTGCGACGCACACGTCCATCCGCCAGGTGCCGCCGACGTCGGTCGCCGGCAGGTGATCGGTCGGCAGCGACTTGACCATACGGATGCCCTGGGCAACCAGCAGCCCGATCGCGACCCCGGACGCGAACGGAATGCCGTCCCCGAGACTCAGCACGACCCAACTCGCCGCGACAACTGCTGCCAGCCGGACGCCGAGCAGTAGCCGCCGGCGGTTGTCGTGGAACACGAGCAGCTCGACGCAGTACGCACCAGCGACCAGTGCGGCTTCGATGGCGATGGCGAGCTTGGCGGTCAGCAACTCGACCAGTCCCAGCGCCGCCCCGGTCACGGCGACAGTCACTGCTGTCCCTATCAGAGCGATCAGCGCGAAGAGCAGTCCACGGTCGGAGCCGTGACCTGCGAGCTTCTGCCATGGGTGCGGCAGGATGTGGACGAGCAGCAGTACGGCACCCGCCACGGCCAGCCCGGCAAGTGCGCCGTACTGCGCCAGCATCATCAGCGTCGCGCCCGCACTGAGT containing:
- a CDS encoding acyclic terpene utilization AtuA family protein — translated: MTEPIRIGNASGFYGDRFSALQEMLTGGPLDVLTGDYLAELTMLILGRDRLKDPGLGYARTFLRQLETGLGEALDRGVKIVSNAGGLNPSGLAAAITELADKLGLHPKVAYVEGDDLLGRAEELGLGQPLTANAYLGAWGIAEALHAGADVVVTGRVTDASVIVGPAAAHHGWKRTQYDELAGAVAAGHVIECGCQATGGNYAFFTEIRDFGRPGFPIAEIHADGSTVITKHDNTGGAVTIDTVKAQLLYEVAGARYAGPDVTTRLDTIELSDDGPDQVRISGVRGEAPPPTYKVSLNSVGGFRNEVTFVLTGLQLEQKAELVQRQLEQSLPRRPAELTWTLAWTEKPNALSEEEASVFLRCAVKDPDPKVVGRAFSNAAVELALASYPGFHVTAPPGDGSPYGVFRAGYVDIHEVEHVVVLPDGTRHVVEPAAQTQPLQPVDDIEEPMPLLQLSSGPPRTREVPLGRIAGARSGDKGGDANVGVWVRDEKTFRWLAHTLTVDLFKELLPETQPLSVTRYLFPNLWAVNFVVEGLLGEGVAAQARFDPQAKALGEWLRSRYVDVPEVLL
- a CDS encoding acyl-CoA dehydrogenase family protein; the encoded protein is MNDFRDSVRRFMAAEVLPHLDQWERDGELPRELHKKAGALGLLGVGFPEAVGGGGGSLLDAIDVVEEMHFTGGSGGLVASLLTCGIALPHIVAGGNEKQIERWVRPTLSGELIGALAITEPGGGSDVASLRTLARREGDVFVVNGAKTYITSGCRADFVTTAVRTDGPGAQGISLLVIEAGSAGFGVSRKLEKMGWLCSDTAELAFDDVRVPVGNLVGAPGSGFVQLAVNFVAERLTLAVQAYAGAQRALDLTVEWCRQRETFGRPLISRQSVQHTLTEMARRIDVTRVYVHSVAERAVRGEDVIAETCFAKNTAVEAGQWVCDQALQLHGGLGYMREAEVERQYRDQKILAIGGGTTEILTGLASKRLGFSS
- a CDS encoding carboxyl transferase domain-containing protein, with translation MSNREAMLEKLAALDVEHAKALAGGGPKYVDRHHQRGKLLVRERIELLLDPDSYFLELSPLAGWGSDFTVGASLVTGIGVVEGVECLITANDPTVKGGASNPWTLKKALRADEIARANRLPVISLVESGGADLPTQKEIFIPGGAMFRNLTRLSAEGIPTIALVFGNSTAGGAYIPGMSDHVVMVDGGAKVFLAGPPLVKMATGEDADDESLGGAAMHARQSGLADYFAVDEQDAIRLGRQIVSRLNWRKLGPPPAPVYDEPRFDADELLDIVPGDLKIPFDPRDVIARVVDGSVFDEFKPLYGSSLATGWASVHGYPVGILANARGVLFSEESQKAAQFIQLANRANTPLIFLHNTTGYMVGQEYEQGGIIKHGAQMINAVSNSRVPHVSILMGASYGAGHYGMCGRAFDPRFLFAWPSAKSAVMGPQQLAGVLSIVARAAAEAKGQPYDEQADQQMRAYVEGQIEAESLPLFLSGRLYDDGVIDPRDTRTVLGICLSAIHSAPVEGTSNFGVFRM
- a CDS encoding biotin carboxylase N-terminal domain-containing protein, giving the protein MISSVLVANRGEIARRIFRTARSLGLGTVAVYSTADARMPFVDEADAAVQLVGNTPAETYLRGELIVEAAVRAGADAVHPGYGFLSENAAFAQAVIDAGLTWVGPPVDAISSMGSKIEAKKLMAAAGVPVLAELTPAEVSAADLPVLVKASAGGGGRGMRVVSRLEDLAAEIDAASAEALSAFGDGTVFCERYLATGRHIEVQVMADQHGTIWAVGERECSIQRRHQKVVEEAPSPLVERLPGMRPQLFEAARTAAAAIGYVGAGTVEFLADESGNFYFLEMNTRLQVEHPVTEETTGLDLVELQLIVAAGERLPAEPPPTRGHAIEVRLYAENPQNDWQPQTGTLHRFTLEQGVRVDSGVEDGSEVSAYYDAMLAKVIASGPNRALVARRLAGVLRRAVIHGVGTNRELLAWVLRHPAFLAGDTDTAFFEKHGLGPEVDESVVRVSALAAALADAAARQVRTPVRVPSGWRNLASQPQRKGYRVGDAVYEVEYRLTRDGLVVEGNVVLVDGGPERVVLEVDGVRRTFDVAAYDGLVCVDSALGSVSLTPVERFVDPAHQIAAGSLVAPMPGTVIRVGVGVGDVVKQGQPLLWLEAMKMEHTIASPADGIVSELAVAAGQQVEVGAVLAVVGEEA
- a CDS encoding acyl-CoA dehydrogenase family protein, yielding MNFVESEERRELRKVVAELGRKYGYQWFNQQARTGGYTTELWLEAGKLGYLGVNLPEQYGGGGGGMADLSIVLEELGAAGCPLLMMVVSPSICGTVISRFGTDDQKQRWLPGLADGTTIMAFAITEPDAGSNSHQITTTARRTDDGWSLTGRKVFISGLDVAKAVLVVGRTEDARTGKLKPALFIVPTDAPGVEFQQIEMDLISPDKQYNLFLDDVQLPREALVGSEDAALMQLFAGLNPERIMASAFALGIARHALDKATAYVKERQVWKHPIGAHQGIAHPLAQVKIELELARLMMQKAAALYDAGEDLAAGEAANMAKYAAGEVAVRATDQAVQSLGGNGMTVEYGVASLVAAARATRIAPVSREMILNFVAQHSLGLPKSY
- a CDS encoding AMP-binding protein, giving the protein MIVTSEFPPVEVLDVPIHEAVLGRAQEYGDRPAMVDGVTGKELSYAQLDHLTRRVAAGLSELGIRHGDVIALYSPNTILYPVVFYGATRAGATVTTVNALYTADELHKQLLDSKAKLLVTISLFVPVAAAAVDGTDVEQIFVCDQAEGYRSIQELFASTAPEPSVTIDPAVDVAVLPYSSGTTGAAKGVMLTHRNIATNISQAEVMIRLGEDERIIAILPFFHIYGLSVLINLPLRLGATVVVLPKFDLQQFLTTLDEQRITRAFVAPPVVLALAKHPAVDGVDLSALKYVTSAAAPLDGELAEACAKRLGLHAVLQAYGMTELSPGTHAVPQDDPEPPPGAVGKLFPSTELRLVGADGNDAEEGEIWIRGPQVMKGYLGRPAETDATIDADGWLHTGDIGRMDARGYLYVIDRVKELIKYHGYQVPPAELEAVLLTDDRIADAAVIGVDADGNEVPKAFVVPMPGVTLTAEDVIEYVAARVAPYKKIRQVEFIEAVPKAASGKILRRELRAREAARE
- a CDS encoding TetR/AcrR family transcriptional regulator yields the protein MSEALKAPQQDRSRATRQRLLEAAVESLAEVGYAATTVSVVAARAGVSRGAAQHHFPTRADLFAAAVEYMTEVRLAEIRAQAARLPSGAGRTEAIVGMLADVYTGPLFRAALHLWVAASTEEPLRQQIVRLEAHVGRQAHRALLEVLEVSERTPGVRETVQGVLDMARGLGLADLLTDDSARRRGIVRQWSRILDQALRDPGV